GGAGGGTGACGACTACTGTCGGCAAGGACGGGAACTCTACCGTTCACGTCCAAGATGAGGTTGAATATACCATCTGGAAGGGAGGTTTGAGGAGTGTGGAAGCGCAAGAGTAGACGATAGTCAAGAATTCATTTACCCGAAGCTACTGATCCCTTAGCATCTCTGTATATCTCTGAATTTGATAGATGATTTATCAATGTACCATAGTTCATTTACAATGAAGAACTTGGCTGCCTAGACTTAGTCGGCGTGTTATGTTCTATCTCCACTAGTACTAGCTGCGGCTGGCGGCGGAAGCTCTTGTTGTGCCCCCGCATTTGAATTCCTTGTTTTCTCCAGCCTTACGACTCCTCTTCCCATATCCATCGTCCTAAGGGATGAAGCTCGTGATTGCTTTTCTGGATTGACTGAATTTACCTGTGGTCTAAAGGGACGGACTTCGAATACAACAAAAAGGACACCAACAAATCTTCGCTGGAAAGCAGAATATATGCTATGAGAAAGGGTTAAGATCATCTAGAGCACATGGCAATCAAACAGAACTCCCCGATTAAGGACAATCAACGGGCAGGAGTCAACATCGAccgaaaaaagaaaaaaaaaaataatcTTTTTGCCCCCTTCCAGATGCGCCTTTCATTTAGACAACTCACATTCGCTCTATGATATGACGAGTGCCCGTGTCGTGGTCCGATTCGATCCCGCGAGAGCACCACGGAGCGAGGAACTCGAAAAAAAGAGTAGGGAAGAAAACAAGAATAAAGTTCTATGTACTGACAGAGACTCTATTTGGCGGGAATCTTGGCAGGAGGGACACCGATGCCGTTGATGTTGCGGTAGAAAAGAACGTACTGGCTTTCGCCCTTGGCGCCCTCGGTGGGCTCAACCCACTGGCAGGTGCGAGCGCTGGTCCAGAGGGCCTTGAGGAAGCCAGTCCAGCCGGTGTGAGCCTCGCTGCGGTAGTGTGGTCCCATGACCTTCTGGATGGCCTCGCTGGCCTCATCAGCGTGGTAGAAGGGGATGGTGCTGACATAGTGGTGAAGAACGTGGGTCTCGATGATGCCGTGGAAGATGTGGCGACCGACGAAGCCGAAGTCACGGTCAATTGTAGCAGCTGCTCCACGAGTGAAATCCCAGGCCTCAGGCTGGTAGTGGGGGAGGGTGGGGTCGGTGTGCTGAAGGAAAGTGATGGCAACTATATTTGCAAGTCAGCAAAAACCTGTTCCATGCCGCAAGAAAGGTGGACGAGAGGAGCTTACCGAGCCAGTGGTTTACCCAGAGGTAAGGAATGCCGTACCAGACAAGGAGGTTGAGCCAGCCATAGGTTGATCCGATATAGTAGAGGAGGCTTCCCACAAGGAAGAGACCGAGATCGCTCAGGACGATCAGCTTGGCATCCTTGGCCTCATACAGGGGGCTGGAAGGGTTGAAGTGGTTGACACCACCAAAGTAGCCGTTCCGCTTGCCCTTGCCGCGTCCCTCGGGCTGCCGCTCGTGGTTGTTGTGGCCGGTAACATTGGTCAAGAGGTACATGGGCCATCCGAACAGCTGCTGAAGAACGAGGTTGGTTGCGGTCAGGATGGGggtctcctccatcaattCACTGAGCTCATGGGCGGCACGACCGATGCGAGTGGCATATTCTTCCCTGGTCTTGGGAACGAAGACCATATCGCGAGCGATGTTACCGGTGGCCTTGTGGTGCTTGCCGTGAGAGATCTTCCAGGAGAAGTAAGGGACGAGCAGAAGAGAGTGGCAGATCCATCCAACAGTGTCGTTCAAGACCTTGGAAGTGGAGAAAGCCTGGTGACCGCACTCGTGCGCCAGAACCCAAACACCGGTGCCGACTAGACCTTGAACGACGGTATAAATGGTCCACAGGACGACGCGCACCGGCATGGAGGGCACGGTCTCGGGGGTGACATAGTTGTGGAAGACATAGAAGACACTCGCAAGGATGGCCATGTCCCGGAAGACATAGTACAAACTCGTGGCAGCCGAGCGTTGGTAGCAGTGAGCAGGGATGGCATCCCGGATCTGCTTGATGGTGTAATCGGGAATTTTGAACTCGTTACCATAGGTGTCAATcatcttgctgctggtcttcTCGGCATCCGAAGCCATTGAGGAGAGCGACGTCGATGAAGGGGACTGACGAGGACTGTCGAAAGGAGAGTGAGAGACGGAGCTTGGGACGGAGGACTCCGTGGTTGGGTTGCGATGCAGCGCAACGCGCTTGGGAAGAGCTGTCGAGGACATGTTGACCGGACCGAGTGGCTGGTGTAGACTGGGTTGGTACAAGGGACGAATACTGCCAACCGTGTCAGTTCTGCAAGAAAGTCGCATATGATCGGGGGCCAATTTCAAGTGTCAATGGGGAGGTGCAATGATGGAAGACGTCAAGTGCAAGTCTTTGAAGGACCGAAAGTACCTCACTCGTCGACTtgacaaaaaaaaaaagttaaAGTGAGGGGAAGTTTAAGCTTCCACTTACCCAGCGAATCTGCTTCAGTGGAGGATTACAAAAACTTGAAGCCTTTCTGACTTCTGTTGTGGAAGGCTGACAAGGTCAGAAGGATAGAGTGAATGAATCTGGTCGCGAAATTCCTCTGCACCCCTTTGAACAAAGCAAGAGGAGGTCAACAAGGAGACAAGGAGGTGGGAGACTGGCGGTTAAGAGAGCAGACCAGCAacagaggaggaacagaggaggaacagaggaggaacagaggaggaacagaggagGGGGGCAATAAAGCAGATCACAGGGGATGAaaaggccgaagaagaacaaacgGACCGAAATTTCAGAAggcaaaaagaagaaaaacgcGACGAGACCAACCTATTCCCGTGTCCCCGATTGATTTGACGATCTGATG
The DNA window shown above is from Aspergillus fumigatus Af293 chromosome 1, whole genome shotgun sequence and carries:
- a CDS encoding oleate delta-12 desaturase odeA, yielding MSSTALPKRVALHRNPTTESSVPSSVSHSPFDSPRQSPSSTSLSSMASDAEKTSSKMIDTYGNEFKIPDYTIKQIRDAIPAHCYQRSAATSLYYVFRDMAILASVFYVFHNYVTPETVPSMPVRVVLWTIYTVVQGLVGTGVWVLAHECGHQAFSTSKVLNDTVGWICHSLLLVPYFSWKISHGKHHKATGNIARDMVFVPKTREEYATRIGRAAHELSELMEETPILTATNLVLQQLFGWPMYLLTNVTGHNNHERQPEGRGKGKRNGYFGGVNHFNPSSPLYEAKDAKLIVLSDLGLFLVGSLLYYIGSTYGWLNLLVWYGIPYLWVNHWLVAITFLQHTDPTLPHYQPEAWDFTRGAAATIDRDFGFVGRHIFHGIIETHVLHHYVSTIPFYHADEASEAIQKVMGPHYRSEAHTGWTGFLKALWTSARTCQWVEPTEGAKGESQYVLFYRNINGIGVPPAKIPAK